Proteins encoded within one genomic window of Granulicella pectinivorans:
- a CDS encoding glycosyltransferase family 2 protein has protein sequence MSTSKISIVIPALNEHESIGQVVSEMPWNLIAECIVVDNGSTDATAAIAAAAGARVIQSQRGYGAACLAGSLAALPTSDILVYMDGDGSDVIAGLPALIGPIERNEADFVLGSRLLGTREEGSMLGSQVFAGHLVGTLVKLTSGFRYTDMGPFRAIRRSSFDQLGMSELTYGWNLEMQIRAVQKKLRIREIPVDYRKRIGGISKVSGDLRASAKAAVRIMEVLFRVTFNRKA, from the coding sequence TGAATGAGCATGAGTCCATCGGCCAGGTCGTCTCCGAGATGCCCTGGAACCTCATCGCCGAGTGCATCGTCGTCGACAACGGCTCCACCGACGCCACCGCTGCAATCGCCGCTGCCGCCGGTGCCCGCGTCATCCAATCCCAACGTGGCTACGGTGCCGCCTGCCTCGCCGGCTCACTCGCCGCCCTCCCCACCTCAGACATCCTCGTCTACATGGACGGAGACGGCTCCGACGTCATCGCCGGTCTCCCCGCGCTCATCGGTCCCATCGAGCGTAACGAAGCTGACTTCGTCCTCGGCTCCCGCCTCCTGGGCACGCGCGAAGAAGGCTCCATGCTCGGCTCGCAGGTCTTCGCCGGCCATCTCGTAGGCACCCTCGTCAAACTCACCTCGGGCTTCCGCTACACCGACATGGGCCCCTTCCGAGCCATCCGCCGCTCGTCCTTCGACCAGCTCGGCATGAGCGAACTCACCTACGGCTGGAACCTCGAGATGCAGATCCGCGCCGTCCAGAAGAAGCTCCGCATCCGCGAAATCCCCGTCGACTACCGCAAGCGCATCGGCGGCATCAGCAAGGTCTCCGGAGACCTCCGGGCCTCCGCCAAAGCCGCCGTCCGCATCATGGAAGTCCTCTTCCGCGTC